The sequence below is a genomic window from Acidobacteriota bacterium.
CGCTCGCCTGTTCCCTGGCCGCGGCGGACCCGCGTCTCTCTCTTCACCTCGTGGATGCGGAAGCGGTTCCGGAAGAAGCCTTGCCGCCTGCTCTGTCCGCGGTCCCCTGGACGGTCATCGGATCCGGCGAGACGCGCCTCTTCGGTAGCTTGAAGGAGGAGGAAGCGCTGGCGGCCATACGAGCCGCAGCGGAGGGAAATGGGGGGCGCCACACCCTGGCCCATCTGCTCCGCCGCAAGAAAAGGGAGGAGGCGGGGCTGCTCTTGGCGGCCGGGATTCTCTCGCCAAGGGACGCCGGGTGGCTCGCCTCCCGCGCTCCCGATCTGGGCGTGCGGCTGGCGGCCACTCTCCTCCTCTCGGAACTGGCGAGCCGCGACCGGGCCCTCGCCGGGGAGTCGGTTCCTCCGTTGTTGGAGGGCCTCAGGTCGACGGAGGCCAGGATCCGAGGTGACTCGGCCTTTGCCCTGGGGGAGGTGGGCGACCCGGAGGCTCTGCACGCCCTCGAAGAGGCCCTGGGCGACGGGGACGAGGAGGTCCGGGAGGCGGCCTCCGAGGCCCTCCAGAAAATCAGGGAACGTCTGGCCCTTGGAGGCTGAGCGGCCTCCTCACCGGGTAAAGGCGAAGGGCTCGGAAGTCCCTCCGTCCGGGTTCACTACCAGAATGGAGACGGACCGTCCCTTGGGCAGTAGGGCCTTGAGGTCCTTCCCTCCCGTCAAGATCAATTTCTCGGCGCTCTTGAAGTTCGTTCCCGGTGAGGGGACACCGTCGAGGAGGACCGAGGCGCCCGTTTGGAAGTCCCTGCCGGCAAGCCGTAGCCTGAACGGATTCGTGAGGATCTTGGCGGATTCAATGACAGGGGGTATGGGAACGCCGACGTAGACCGGGGCGGAGGCGATCGCCGTGCGGGCCTGGGCGTCGGTCACCGTCACCAGGCAGTCGAAGGCGCCGCTCTGAACGAAGGTGTGGACCGGGTCTTCGAGGGTTGAAGTGGACCCGTCGCCGAAGTCCCAGGAGAAGACGTAGGGGGCCGTCCCTCCCTTGGGCGTGGAGGCGAACTGAACCGTCAGGGGTTCGGGGCCCTGGCGGGGATTGGGGGAGGCCGTTACGCTCAGGGCGGCGGTGACCCTCACCTGTCCGGTCTTGGCACAGGTGATTCCCGCGGCATCGGTGACCGTCAGCCGCCAGGTGAAGTTCCCGCCGCTCTTGTAGGTGTGGGTCGGGTTTCGGAGGGTCGACCGCGCTCCGTCTCCGAAGGACCAGTTCCAGGCGTACCCAGGGGATCCGCCCGAGGCTTCCGCCGTGAAGGCGACGGCAAGGGGCGCGGTCCCGCTCGAGTGGGACGCGGTGGCGGCGCAGGTCAGGACCGGGGGAACCTGGGCGTCCCAGTCGATGGCGAAGTCCCCCCCCGTGGAGACCT
It includes:
- a CDS encoding HEAT repeat domain-containing protein: MARGLGWPGPPGAPIRVSAQVPRGGPEGAAWAVVRRRAEWAIPGLQIHEEPCDPPCRFNLSVVRPSAGAIVWDMIPDQNAEAPFLGLLESLARGSRPVGPDTLSALENLVELPAVTVYGARWCSASAGVMALACSLAAADPRLSLHLVDAEAVPEEALPPALSAVPWTVIGSGETRLFGSLKEEEALAAIRAAAEGNGGRHTLAHLLRRKKREEAGLLLAAGILSPRDAGWLASRAPDLGVRLAATLLLSELASRDRALAGESVPPLLEGLRSTEARIRGDSAFALGEVGDPEALHALEEALGDGDEEVREAASEALQKIRERLALGG
- a CDS encoding PKD domain-containing protein; this translates as MKPSPRGIVWIGLVMLLSAMPGPNAEAATYHGGRSGGGGILYGGDSVTFEAGANPAPDGLWIKVVAGQGAAIMTDGAGHVSGADFYLSAGHLLLFTTQPPFTLYFQGAALQVAFGGTVLNRPPSAVCGTGGNGPVMLRTNKLLNVHAETRGGPDPRVDVTAFLSTTPVRSGDLDFYVASDAQALGNASVDTCADPNCCSPVNPSFPIKNLSQGAFTLFQVSTGGDFAIDWDAQVPPVLTCAATASHSSGTAPLAVAFTAEASGGSPGYAWNWSFGDGARSTLRNPTHTYKSGGNFTWRLTVTDAAGITCAKTGQVRVTAALSVTASPNPRQGPEPLTVQFASTPKGGTAPYVFSWDFGDGSTSTLEDPVHTFVQSGAFDCLVTVTDAQARTAIASAPVYVGVPIPPVIESAKILTNPFRLRLAGRDFQTGASVLLDGVPSPGTNFKSAEKLILTGGKDLKALLPKGRSVSILVVNPDGGTSEPFAFTR